A part of Desulfomicrobium baculatum DSM 4028 genomic DNA contains:
- a CDS encoding efflux RND transporter permease subunit: MSTQMSFMDRIIRFCLDQKLVVILVVCMALGWGFLVAPFAWHAPGIERDPVPVDAIPDIGENQQIVFTSWAGRSPQDVQDQITYPLTVSLLGMPGVKTVRSYSMLGFSTIYVIFDEDVEFYWSRTRLLEKINSLPPSTLPSDVRPTLGPDATALGQVFWYTLEGRDPEGRPTGGWDPDEIRTVQDWYVRYALTSAEGVSEVASVGGFVREYQIEVDPDAMRAAGVSLPEVVGALKMANLEVGAGTMEVNRVEYVIRGIGFIKNLDQIRTSVIKMRDSLPITVDDVAHVSFGPANRRGLLDKGGVEAVGGVVTVRYGENPLAAIDAVKAEIARIAPGLPEKILADGTRSKLTIVPFYDRAGLIHETLDTLGTALYQQILITIIVVLVLVMHLRSSFLISALLPMAVMMCFIAMKQFKVDANIVALSGIAIAIGTMVDMGIIICESILQKMDSSPEDTPMSRVVFEGASEVGSAVLTAVSTTIVGFLPVFFMTGAEGKLFGPLAYTKTFALVASIIVALTILPAGAALIFRRRSVRPSLWFVAALVVAGLVVAVWKSVWIGTALVAAGLYRLIYDRLSTSWQTRLRWGTSFGLALAVAVFLALDWLPLGLEKGRTVNTVFVLGLIALLLGFFQLFSRSYGWLLNVFLHYKALFLVIPVFLTLFGGVVWLGAAPFLALMPEGLRTSSPMVAFVHAFPGLGKEFMPPLDEGSFLYMPTTMPHASLGEVKELLALQDMSIQAIPEVDSAVGKLGRADSPLDPAPVSMVETVINYKNEYLLDGDGRRQRFVWHEDAKDYFRDPAGKPVPAADGMPYLVRGWFERDDQGRLIPDEDGQPLRLWRPALDPDLNPGRAAWDGIRSPEDIWDEIVKAADVPGMTSAPKLQPIAARIVMLQSGMRAPMGVKIKGPDLRTIESVAMEVERLLKEVPMVQPAAVVADRIVGKPYLEIVPDREAISRYGIMLATVQEIIQASVGGMVATTTIEGREVYPIRVRYMRDLRDSAESLERIPVPAASGRQIPLGQLAEIRYVRGPQAIKSEDTFLLGYVLFDKKPGYAEVDVVESAKAYLEQQRVDGKLVIPAGVTIEFAGSYENQVRAQKKLMVVLPVALMLIVIILYLQFGSIATTLMVFSGIFTAWSGGFTMIWLYGQEWFLNFHVAGVDMRELFQVHPINLSVAIWVGFLALFGIASDDGVLMATFLDESKARFRPDSIASIRNMVLEGAKRRIRPAVMTSATTILALVPILTSSGRGSDIMIPMAIPSFGGMVFAIITVFVVPVLYCWVEEVKFRLGRA, translated from the coding sequence ATGAGCACGCAGATGTCTTTCATGGACCGCATTATCCGTTTTTGCCTGGATCAGAAGCTTGTCGTCATTCTCGTGGTCTGCATGGCGCTCGGCTGGGGCTTCCTTGTCGCCCCCTTCGCCTGGCACGCGCCCGGCATCGAGCGCGACCCGGTGCCTGTGGACGCCATTCCGGACATCGGCGAAAATCAGCAGATTGTCTTCACGTCCTGGGCCGGCCGTTCCCCCCAGGACGTGCAGGACCAGATCACCTATCCCCTGACCGTGTCGCTGCTGGGCATGCCCGGCGTGAAGACCGTGCGCTCCTATTCCATGCTCGGTTTTTCGACTATCTACGTCATCTTCGACGAGGACGTGGAGTTCTACTGGTCCCGCACCAGGCTGCTGGAGAAGATCAACTCCCTGCCCCCATCCACGCTGCCGTCCGACGTGCGCCCGACCCTGGGCCCCGACGCCACGGCTCTGGGCCAGGTCTTCTGGTACACACTGGAAGGCCGGGACCCTGAGGGTCGTCCGACGGGCGGATGGGATCCCGACGAGATCCGCACCGTGCAGGACTGGTACGTCCGCTATGCCCTGACCTCGGCCGAAGGCGTGAGCGAGGTGGCCAGTGTGGGCGGCTTCGTGCGCGAATACCAGATCGAGGTCGACCCCGACGCCATGCGCGCGGCGGGCGTCAGCCTGCCTGAAGTCGTCGGCGCCCTGAAGATGGCCAATCTGGAGGTGGGCGCCGGGACCATGGAAGTCAACCGCGTGGAGTACGTCATTCGCGGCATCGGCTTCATCAAAAATCTCGATCAGATACGCACTTCCGTCATCAAGATGCGCGACTCCCTGCCCATCACCGTGGACGACGTGGCGCACGTCAGCTTCGGCCCGGCGAACCGTCGCGGCCTGCTGGACAAGGGCGGGGTGGAGGCGGTCGGCGGCGTGGTCACGGTGCGCTACGGAGAAAACCCCCTGGCGGCCATCGACGCGGTCAAGGCCGAGATCGCCCGCATCGCGCCCGGTTTGCCGGAGAAGATCCTGGCCGACGGCACGCGTTCCAAACTGACCATCGTGCCGTTTTACGATCGCGCGGGCCTTATCCACGAGACCCTCGATACGCTGGGCACGGCCCTCTACCAGCAGATTCTGATCACCATCATCGTGGTCCTGGTGCTGGTCATGCACCTGCGCAGTTCCTTTCTCATCTCGGCGCTTCTGCCCATGGCCGTGATGATGTGCTTCATCGCCATGAAGCAGTTCAAGGTGGACGCCAACATCGTGGCCCTGTCGGGCATCGCCATCGCCATTGGGACCATGGTCGACATGGGCATCATCATCTGTGAGAGCATCCTGCAGAAGATGGACTCATCCCCTGAGGACACGCCCATGAGCCGGGTGGTCTTCGAGGGGGCATCCGAGGTCGGCAGCGCCGTGCTCACGGCCGTGTCCACGACCATCGTCGGATTTCTGCCTGTCTTCTTCATGACCGGGGCCGAGGGGAAACTGTTCGGTCCGTTGGCCTATACCAAGACCTTCGCCCTCGTCGCTTCGATCATCGTGGCGCTGACCATCCTCCCGGCGGGCGCGGCCCTCATTTTTCGCCGTCGCTCGGTGCGACCGTCGCTGTGGTTCGTTGCCGCGCTGGTGGTCGCCGGTCTGGTCGTGGCGGTCTGGAAATCCGTCTGGATAGGGACGGCTCTGGTTGCGGCCGGGCTCTACCGCCTGATTTACGACCGCCTGTCCACATCCTGGCAGACCCGGCTGCGTTGGGGCACGAGCTTCGGATTGGCCCTTGCCGTGGCTGTGTTTCTGGCCCTGGACTGGCTGCCGCTCGGGCTTGAGAAAGGACGGACGGTCAACACTGTTTTCGTGCTCGGACTCATCGCCCTCTTGCTGGGTTTCTTCCAGCTTTTCAGTAGGTCCTACGGCTGGTTGCTGAACGTTTTTCTGCACTACAAGGCGCTTTTTCTCGTCATTCCGGTCTTTCTGACCCTGTTTGGCGGTGTGGTCTGGCTCGGGGCGGCGCCGTTCTTGGCGCTTATGCCCGAGGGCCTGCGCACCAGCAGTCCCATGGTGGCCTTCGTCCATGCCTTTCCGGGCCTGGGCAAGGAGTTCATGCCGCCGCTGGACGAAGGTTCCTTCCTGTACATGCCCACCACCATGCCCCACGCCTCCCTGGGCGAGGTCAAGGAACTCCTGGCCTTGCAGGACATGTCCATCCAGGCCATCCCGGAAGTGGACAGCGCCGTGGGCAAGCTCGGCCGCGCGGACTCGCCCCTGGATCCGGCGCCTGTGTCCATGGTCGAGACCGTCATCAATTATAAAAACGAGTATCTGCTGGACGGGGATGGCAGACGCCAGCGCTTTGTCTGGCACGAGGATGCCAAGGACTATTTCCGCGACCCGGCCGGCAAGCCCGTTCCCGCGGCCGACGGGATGCCGTACCTGGTGCGTGGCTGGTTCGAACGCGACGATCAGGGCCGGCTCATTCCCGACGAGGATGGGCAGCCTTTGCGTCTCTGGCGGCCCGCCCTGGACCCGGACCTGAATCCCGGGCGCGCGGCCTGGGACGGGATCAGGTCTCCCGAGGATATCTGGGACGAGATCGTTAAGGCCGCCGATGTGCCGGGCATGACCTCGGCCCCGAAGCTGCAGCCCATCGCCGCGCGCATCGTCATGCTGCAGTCCGGCATGCGCGCGCCCATGGGCGTCAAGATCAAGGGGCCGGACCTGCGGACTATCGAGTCCGTAGCCATGGAGGTGGAACGGCTGCTCAAGGAAGTGCCCATGGTCCAGCCTGCGGCGGTGGTGGCGGACCGTATCGTGGGCAAGCCGTATCTTGAGATCGTGCCGGACCGTGAGGCCATCTCGCGTTACGGCATCATGCTCGCAACGGTGCAGGAGATCATCCAGGCCTCCGTGGGCGGCATGGTGGCGACCACGACCATCGAGGGCCGCGAGGTGTATCCCATCCGGGTGCGCTATATGCGCGATCTGCGCGACTCTGCCGAGAGCCTGGAACGCATCCCGGTTCCGGCCGCCAGCGGCAGGCAGATCCCGCTGGGACAGCTGGCCGAGATCCGCTACGTGCGCGGCCCCCAGGCCATCAAGAGCGAGGACACGTTCCTCTTGGGCTATGTGCTCTTCGACAAGAAACCGGGCTATGCGGAAGTGGACGTGGTCGAGTCGGCCAAGGCGTATCTGGAGCAGCAGCGCGTTGACGGCAAGCTGGTCATTCCGGCGGGAGTGACCATTGAATTCGCGGGGAGCTACGAGAACCAGGTGCGGGCCCAGAAGAAGCTCATGGTCGTTCTGCCCGTGGCTCTCATGCTGATCGTCATTATCCTCTATCTGCAGTTCGGGTCCATCGCGACCACGCTTATGGTCTTCTCGGGCATCTTCACGGCCTGGTCCGGAGGGTTCACCATGATCTGGCTCTATGGGCAGGAGTGGTTTCTCAACTTCCATGTGGCCGGCGTGGACATGCGCGAACTCTTCCAGGTGCACCCCATCAACCTGAGCGTGGCCATCTGGGTCGGTTTCCTGGCCCTCTTTGGCATCGCGTCCGACGATGGCGTGCTCATGGCCACCTTTCTGGACGAGAGCAAGGCGCGTTTCAGGCCCGATTCCATAGCATCTATCCGGAACATGGTTCTGGAAGGCGCGAAGCGCCGCATACGGCCGGCGGTCATGACCTCGGCCACGACCATCCTGGCCCTGGTGCCCATCCTGACCTCGTCCGGCCGGGGTTCGGACATCATGATCCCCATGGCCATCCCGTCTTTTGGCGGCATGGTCTTCGCCATTATCACCGTCTTCGTGGTGCCGGTGCTGTATTGTTGGGTGGAGGAGGTGAAGTTTCGCTTAGGCAGGGCTTGA